The DNA window TGGACACAAGGCTTATGTTTAATGAGAGCAGGAGAAAATTGGGGAGTTTTCAGATATGTGCACTCTGCACTTGCTGTGGTGGTGCTAAAGGTCTTTGCTTGCCTTCTCCTTGTTGTTATGCCATCAATTGCAACATTCCAAACAGACCCTTTGGTTTCTGTTCATTCACTCCCAAAACTTGTAATTGTTTTGGTTGCCATTATTAgttcttaatttgttttttggttAAAGTTTGATTCTTGGAGGTGGTCAGTCAGTCAGTCAAGTTAGCTTCTTGATTCTGTTGAGAGTGTGAATGGGAAGAACTAAGAAGAATATATGTTCTTCATTTGTTTGtttataattctattattttattaagaatCTGAATTAGGGTTGAGTTAAGAGTTAAGAGTTGATTTGCTATTTCCAAAGGGAAAAAAAAGCAAAGGTTTTGCTATTTCCAGTGGGAAttgtgtataatttttttatggaaatAGCATTGCCTTAAGAATTAAGATAGTGGCAAATGCTAGGATTAGCATTATTTAGTGTATTTGAGAGAAACATTTGTTCTTTGTTTATTAAGCTATTGCTGGTGTTtgtgataatttaattatattatatgttcttttgagaatattttagtGCTAGTGTTCAGTAGTGCTTGTGTGTTTACTCATGACAAAGATTAAGATTCATactaatttaatacttttgcttattagtatttgtttattttatctgTGGGAGGAACCACATAATGCAGAATGCAACACTAAgtaactttattttaaaaatatttcagttGGGGAGATTTAGTTtaccttatatttttttgttttaacatGTTGgggatattttttttttatgattgatGTTGTCTTTATTCCTGCTTTCTCTGATGCTTCTACCTTTAGTCTTCTTGATCTTGATTCTTGCACATAGTGTTTTAGGAGAAAgcaaatttttgttttcttgcaGTAGTGCGTTACAACAGCTAGCTACAAACTCTTTTCACAAACCTTTGCCTGCTGTTGGGGCATTTCTTGAAGACCGACTGTCACTAGGTAGACACTTCTTTCAATCAATGCTCTCGCTACGGAAACGTATCGAAAACTTAGCATTTCGGAtataaaacttcatttttaacatagggAACCCTAAAATAACGCTGTTTCACCGTGTCTGTGTTCAAGTTTCCCGTTTCAGTGTATCCGTGGCTAATAATAAATTAGCTAAAAAAACTATGATTTCTTGCAACCATAAGTTTATAGAAGTTAGATTGATGCTTTTTCCATAATTGTTCTTGCAATTGTGCTGTAGTCTTCTTGTGGGgtagtaaaaaaatataataagtcAAAATGTCTCCATGTTTTGATCTAGGTGGTCCAGTTTCTTGATACACACACACAAGGGAAAAGAGAGGCTAGTTGCAGAATTACTTAAATTGAAGAGTGGTGATTGGTTTGCTGGTGTAAAATCTAAAAAGGGTTTTTGATAAATGAGTTGTTTTTATTGATGGTGGATAAGATAGAGGTGATGATATTAATGCATGCAGGTGTAGCCATGGTGGGTGGAAGTTGAGTTGGGTAGGGGCAATTAAGCCCTGAGCTACTTCTTGCTAAAGTTGTAAGGTtatggttttatttcttaaaacaTCATTAATGTGTTACTTCAAGAGCTAGATTTTTCTATTTCAATGATCATCTTATCGCTGCTCATTGTTCTAAAGATTTGCATGCTTGATTGATACTCCCTACTTTACATCTTTTAGATTTGTGTCTTGTTTATGAATCATCTTGTTTTGATTCTTGACTAATTTTCTCTTAATAAAGGTTTATTTTGTCCTTTCAGCTTGGCATAAAAGATCGAAAGAgtctaaatttgatttttttggacAAAAAAATAACCCATAATTTGGAAATTTTGGATCAATTTACTCTCAATCTGATGCCAATCTTTACGATCAAAGATGTAAACtgatttaaaattgataaattgtgGATGTTATGTCTAAAATCAAGTTTGACCGTTTTAATCTTTTATGCCAAATTCGAGGGacaaaataaacttttatttaattatcttgCATAAAACTTAAAAGACATCTAAGTAAGAGCAAGGAATTCTCTTATATGAAAGATTGTAAGTGGTAAGAATTATGAAAATATGGACATGGCAATATGATTTATGACAAAAATATGCAGTTGATTTCTTGATAAGAGTGTTCTGGAAACCTATTGACCTAATTTCTGATGAAATTATGCAACAACCCATGTGCTATATTAAGGTGGATGTTCCATAAATAACAATACTATTAATCAATGAGAATAAGAAATTGTTGTTTTGTTTGCATATAAActagtagttttttttttcctggCTGGGttcatattataattaaagaacATGcaccataaaaataattaaaattgctaaaatttgaCATAACCCGATTTTATAAAGAAGTgcaaattttacatttttaattgttttttacttAAAACAATTGAATGTCAACAGCAAGAACCAACAGAAATGAATTTCCACATCCTAATACAACATATAAATTGCACATTTACATATACCCTTGGAGCTGGTTTATTCTTGATGCCTTGTGCCGTGGTATTTTCCATAAAAGCAAATATAAAAATCAGTAGTATCACCATCAATTTTTGCATGAAATTGATTGATCCTAACCCCATTTCACCCAAAATTTCAATCTACACagatttaatttttggattATCGTAGTCAGAGAAGAGATAGCAACTGAAGAAGAATTTTTTatgatgttttaattttttttctggcTTAAATGGGTTGAAAAAGCACTAAAAGTTTTGCAAGGCATATAAAGGTATTTAAGGATAATTTCTCTTTGTGAATCTGTCAATTAAGTTTCAATTTGTTCTAGTTCAGTGTTTTAGGTTTTTTGTTACTCTAAATTTAGGGGGAAGCAGCTAATTTTCTACTTTGGGGGGAATTattaagagaaaataataataataatatttagagTTGGTGTTCTTCCTTCTCTATAGGAAAGTTTTGTTGGAAATCTTGTATCTTTTATTGGTTTTGCACACATCTCATGTTCTATTAATAAAGGTATCAACATATAAATAGGAAAAACCAACATTGAAATTCTGTGCTGTAATGTTCATTGTGCTGAAAAAACAGTTTCATACTCTGCCTAATTAAAAGATGCAACATTTACTTATTTATCCAGAAGTATACCTCATTTGGCAAATATACCATAATTTTAGATATTGATAGTTTAGTCCATTATTTTTTCGCCCTATATTAAATATACCCACGACTTGTTTAGAGCTGACATGGTGCGATATTATACGTCCACATGTACACAACTTATCCTATATGGGATATACATCGTGCCACGTCATTTACAAACTAAGCATTGATATATTTGGCAATATTCGAAAAAAATAATAGACCAAAgtgacaaaattttaaaattaggatATATTTGGCAAACGATATATAATTGTGGATAGATAAATACATTTTTCCTTAAAGAAGGGTAGTGCTTTTGTCATACTAtgatttatttctaaaatataaattattaacataTGTTATACCATGAAAATAATACAAGTAGATTATGATTTGGTTTCTACTGTCAATTCTATTTAATAAGCCTATGTATAAGTAATTATTAGGTATGTTGATCATAAGTAGATAACATTAAATTAGTACTTATTAATTTGAGTAACACACTACTAAATTTTTTCTGTCTTGTCAAAGATGTTAATCATTTTCTGAAAAAGACTTCCATTGTAATCTAACTTTAATTGCAAGCTATCATCATCATTAATCACGAGAGAGCAAGATCACGCAGTACTTGCATTAGAAGTTTCTTAAGCTGAATACACATATGTTCATCTGTATGTGCACAATTCACTTTTTCAatcacataattttttttttgattctgAAACTTCTTTGAGAACTAGTTCTAAAGCTACTAATTGAACTAAGTTTCTTTTTTCTTTGACTTATTGCCTCCCCATAAAAACCTCAATTTTTTTCTGTTGAGAATCATGATTGCTTTTTGATCATGGAATTTAATTCCCCAAAAGTACATACCATGGAACCATAATGTATAAAACAGTACATTCGTCATTGAAatcgattaaaaaaattaaggatcTAAATGCGGAAGATGATGTGGCGATGACTGAGTGTATATTATAAGTGCCCCGTCAACCGAAGTTAATAATGTTTAGTAATAGAGGCTCAAAAGTCAGGGACGGTGAGCGATTACGAGCATAGCAATTTAGCGTTGATACTTGAAGCTCTGTGAATGTGCCAATATCtcgagagagaaaaaaagacgACAAATAATCACAAAGGAGCGAGCTTTTCTTTTATTCTCGTTTTCTAATTAACTATTCTGGATTTTATATGTATCAGTTCATTATCGAAAAAGAATGACATAACTCTAAGAGCTTCAATTacaatatatacaaataaagaTGCATATATTACTTGGCTGCCACATGGTAATGATCATTTTATGTTCAAAATATTTGAACTTCGCGGTCCGTCGTGTCTGCCTCATGGGACTGATCCTTTTGATGTTCCATCATAATTTGCTCTCTTTCTATAATGCTACATAATTTATACAGATTTCGGATGTAAACGAAAGTGAGGCATGGTTTGGTTCTTTGCTTGTTCGTAAGGATCCATCCAACACTTATCCTCCTTCGCAGCTTCTTCCCACCgtttttgaaacattttgaatTCAATGAAGGATTGCCTTCTTACCTGCAGAATTGAGTATAATTAAGAAGACTGGATACCATTAGATTTCATTACGTGCGTTTAGTAATTAATAATCGTAATCTAAttgtcttttttattatttccttCTTCATACAAAATTCCAGACAGGCTGTAAATTTTAATACTATTGATCATCAGTATGTATCATTCTGCCACATCTAAGCATAGTAATTTCTTGTAGGGTAAATTTTGCACCATAGAAGCTCTCTAGGATCAAGCTGCGCTAACAGATTTAGGCAAAACCAACATTACAAAAAGAGGTGAAAGAAATACATTTAAACTACTATAAAAACTATTGTAGAGTTGTATTTTGCACTGAAACTTACTTCCACTCTCGGATTCAATTTATTGGAATGAGACCGATCCTGCAATACAAATTGCCACATAATGAGTTTTTTGATTACATTGAGGATCTTCAGTTCAAAATTTTGCATCAATACTTACTTCCAGTCTACGATTCTTTTTCTCCAAACGAGATGATTCCTGCAACACAGATGACCAGATGCTTGGTAAGAGATGAAATGAGGTGAAAAACTTTTGAAAGAGGGGGCCTAAAATCAATGGTTTGTAGTGCCAAAATTTGTATGTGATAATTCCAGATATCTAACCGTTTTTTCATTTGTGCCTCCTAGGGTAGGGCGACCATAGTGAACTATGTACTCGGCATCCACAACACCTATATTTTTTGTTCGATCACCCTATCAAAAGAATGAATCAGCTGTCAGAATTTAGGAAGTTggataaagaaaagaaagtagACAAGAGTATGTTAAACCCGGTATAAAAATCAGACAAGAAGCTTGCCTGTGCACAATAACCAAGCTGATAATCAAGACCCCAAGCATGTATCAAATCATTCTGAAAGAAGGAAAAATTACTAATCAGAATATTGCGTCGCTGGTTAACAAGAGGAATAGAACATAGAAGCAGTGGCAATTAGGATAGAAAAGACACGATGATAAATGCCTAACAGCAACACAACAGTAAAGAATGACAATAAGTGCAATAAAATAACTTGCCTGGATCATATACCACACACAACGCCAAGCAGCTCTTGAGAAAACAGGCGCCATCATTTCTACCCACCTATATAAACAGTCTCAGCTTAGTTTCAATACAAAAATACGTAAATATATGAAACACCTGCATTCTCCAATATCGTAAAAATAAACCTCATTTAAAATACAAAGGAACAATCAACTTTATGTTGCAAATTTTTACCCAGTGCATGGAGGAGCTGAACTATTGACATCACAAACACCACGCTTAAAAGTTCTTCTGCGACAATGAAACAAAATCATGTCTTAAACAACCAAGTTGGGGAAATTTTAATCCAATTAGTTCAACATAACACTTGTAGGCTTCCAAGTGCAAGCAACTGAATCAGAGGATTATAATCTTATTTATCTGAATCAGAAAGAATTAAGGGATTAACCATCAAGGCATCATAAGAAGTGCATTGTACTTAATAGTACTAATTTGCATTATAGAATGCATATGCTGTCTGCTGATtggaaaaacaaaatgtttcttGATCAATAAATGAATATTATCAACTTTATAAAGAAAGGCCACATAAGAACCTGTGCACTATTGATCTTCTTAGGCGTCCAGTTATTTGCTGGTGTATCTCTGATTTACCAGGATCAAGTGCCGGCTGTGATATCTCAAGCCCTCTGCTTTTAACAATTGATACATACCTGGCAgtgtcaaataaattaaaaaagaattacaTTTGTGGAGTGTTAATATGAGCTATTTGGAAGTTGATCCCATTTTATGCAAACAGGAAGGCAACAACTAAAATACTATATCTAGATGTTTCCTGTTTAAATTTCTAAGTGCAATCATTTTGAAGtaataatccaaaaaaaattgaatttaacaTACTGTTGAGggtcaaaattttcaattccgAGGTCTTCATCCCAAAGAAATATATAACCATATTCTTCAACTATATCAGGATGTAAGAAACGTTTTGCAAACCACCTGGTAAATGAAagcaatagaaaaaaaaaaaaaacaaatcaggaATATTACATTTACAAGAAGCATTATCAATCAGAAATGACAATAGACTATGGTGACTTACCATTTAGTTTGATTAGGGGCAGAAACATGTATGACTTGATCATTCCAATCACAGTTATTCCATTCATCAACAACACCATCATAGTGGAAAAGCATTACAGTGAAATTACTTGATAGAAACTGCAGGTAGAAAGAGTGATGAGAATGCCTAAAGGAGAAATGTTGTAAATGTTTAGGACCACATTTATGCTTGAATACCTTTTGGACCATTTTATCAACAATGTCCCTTTGATTTATTCCAACAGCAGCAGCAAATAAGTTGATAGAA is part of the Mercurialis annua linkage group LG3, ddMerAnnu1.2, whole genome shotgun sequence genome and encodes:
- the LOC126675141 gene encoding uncharacterized protein LOC126675141, which encodes MSSYGVTFPLLLFLLLNVITYSEATTKVSQVNGSEITHQMMPLMEGEKVLDTRLMFNESRRKLGSFQICALCTCCGGAKGLCLPSPCCYAINCNIPNRPFGFCSFTPKTCNCFGCHY
- the LOC126675098 gene encoding uncharacterized protein LOC126675098 isoform X2; translated protein: MKSLIPVPLPVDVKSSSTIRRSCLCSILPTASFLFIVFFIGTAFVVPDYKEKLSRWKIVDNFQSLKFGSCKNQCKPPGSEPLPEGIVSKTSNLQMRPLWGFPKSNEKSSINLFAAAVGINQRDIVDKMVQKFLSSNFTVMLFHYDGVVDEWNNCDWNDQVIHVSAPNQTKWWFAKRFLHPDIVEEYGYIFLWDEDLGIENFDPQQYVSIVKSRGLEISQPALDPGKSEIHQQITGRLRRSIVHRRTFKRGVCDVNSSAPPCTGWVEMMAPVFSRAAWRCVWYMIQNDLIHAWGLDYQLGYCAQGDRTKNIGVVDAEYIVHYGRPTLGGTNEKTESSRLEKKNRRLEDRSHSNKLNPRVELDPRELLWCKIYPTRNYYA
- the LOC126675098 gene encoding uncharacterized protein LOC126675098 isoform X3 codes for the protein MKSLIPVPLPVDVKSSSTIRRSCLCSILPTASFLFIVFFIGTAFVVPDYKEKLSRWKIVDNFQSLKFGSCKNQCKPPGSEPLPEGIVSKTSNLQMRPLWGFPKSNEKSSINLFAAAVGINQRDIVDKMVQKFLSSNFTVMLFHYDGVVDEWNNCDWNDQVIHVSAPNQTKWYVSIVKSRGLEISQPALDPGKSEIHQQITGRLRRSIVHRRTFKRGVCDVNSSAPPCTGWVEMMAPVFSRAAWRCVWYMIQNDLIHAWGLDYQLGYCAQGDRTKNIGVVDAEYIVHYGRPTLGGTNEKTESSRLEKKNRRLEDRSHSNKLNPRVEVRRQSFIEFKMFQKRWEEAAKEDKCWMDPYEQAKNQTMPHFRLHPKSV
- the LOC126675098 gene encoding uncharacterized protein LOC126675098 isoform X1; this translates as MKSLIPVPLPVDVKSSSTIRRSCLCSILPTASFLFIVFFIGTAFVVPDYKEKLSRWKIVDNFQSLKFGSCKNQCKPPGSEPLPEGIVSKTSNLQMRPLWGFPKSNEKSSINLFAAAVGINQRDIVDKMVQKFLSSNFTVMLFHYDGVVDEWNNCDWNDQVIHVSAPNQTKWWFAKRFLHPDIVEEYGYIFLWDEDLGIENFDPQQYVSIVKSRGLEISQPALDPGKSEIHQQITGRLRRSIVHRRTFKRGVCDVNSSAPPCTGWVEMMAPVFSRAAWRCVWYMIQNDLIHAWGLDYQLGYCAQGDRTKNIGVVDAEYIVHYGRPTLGGTNEKTESSRLEKKNRRLEDRSHSNKLNPRVEVRRQSFIEFKMFQKRWEEAAKEDKCWMDPYEQAKNQTMPHFRLHPKSV